DNA sequence from the Geothermobacter hydrogeniphilus genome:
GAGCTTTCTGCCCACGGAACTTTTCAGCATACTCATGTTTAATCCCTCAAAGTAGTGAAGTGAACTAAAGAATCAGGGGAACGAGACACCAGCCTCGCCGCCTCCCTGCAACGGCGATGGCACTGAGGCTGGACAGTTGGAACGGGGTGGACCTCTCCATTCGATCACAGATTGCATTTGACAAACCCCCTGTATCAAGAGTTAAAAAGGTTGAAAAAGGAACAAAAAATGCAGGAACCGGACAGTCGCTTCAAGGTCCGGTTCAGCCCGCCCTACATACCACTCGAAACGTATACATGTCAACTGAAAACATGCACACTGTATACAATGTTTCAAACTTTGTTCTTCTCCGTCAAGGGCCCATTTCATGCGGGTTTGAATGCCTGTTGAGGGGCGATAAAAAGAGCCGGTAATGCTTGTCGATATCGCCGTTTTCTGGTAAAAGAAGAGGCCTTTTCAATGCCCGCAATTCAACCGAAAGAGACCGACTGATGTTTCCCTTCGAGCTTCTCGCCAACGATACTGGCAGCCGTGCCCGGCGCGGTCGTCTGACCACCCCGCACGGGGTTATTGAAACACCGATTTTCATGCCGGTCGGCACCCACGGCGCCCTCAAGGCGATGACCCCCGACCAGGTCGATGCCGCCGGCGCGCAGATCATCCTCGCCAACACCTACCACCTGCACCTGAAACCGGGGGAAGGACTGGTGGAAAAAGCCGGCGGCCTGCACCGCTTCATGAACTGGGACAAGCCGATTCTCACCGACAGCGGCGGTTTTCAGGTCTTTTCCCTGCCGAAGAAACAGATCGGCGAAGACGGGGTCACCTTCCGCAACGAGGTGACCGGAGAACAGACCTTTCTCGGCCCGAAAGAGGCGATCGCCATCGAAAACGCCCTCGGCGCCGACATCATCATGGCCTTCGATGAGTGTATCCCCTACCCGTCCAGCCACGACTATGCCGCCCAGTCGATTAAAAAGACCCTGCGCTGGGCCGAATCCTGCCGCAAAGCCCACCGTCGCGAGGACCAGGCACTGTTCGGCATCGTCCAGGGCAGCGTCTACCAGGATCTGCGCCGCGAATGCGCCGAGCAGCTCGCGGCGATGGATTTTCCCGGCTACGCGGTCGGCGGCGTCAGCGTCGGCGAGGGGCTGGAACTGCTGAAGCAGGTGGTCGAGTTCACCGAGCCCTTCCTGCCGGAAGATAAACCCCGTTACCTGATGGGGGTCGGTCTGCCGGAGGATATCCTCGAAAGCATCGAGCGCGGCATGGACATGTTCGACTGCGTAATCCCGACCCGTTACGCCCGCAGCGCCACCCTCTTTACCCGACGCGGCAAGCTGCGCCTGACCAACCGCAGGTTCCGGCGTGACTTCTACCCGGTCGACACCTCCTGCGACTGCTACTGCTGCCGCAATTTCACCCGCGCCTACCTGCACCACCTGTTCAATGCCAACGAGGTGCTCTCGGCGACCCTGTCGGCGATCCACAACGTCCACTTCTACCTGACCATGGTGGCGGAAGCACGCCGGGCGATCGAGCGGAACGACTTCGTCGCCTTCAAGAAAGCGTTTCTCGAAGAGTACGGATTCTATCGCCAGGGCTGAGCGGAACCATGGGGGATGAGCGAGACAAGGCGAGCAGGCTGCTGCGCGCCCTGCGAGCCGACGGGGATGAGCTGTTCCAGCTGGTCCGCGACTCCGACCCGGAGGTGCTGTTCAACCTGCTGAAGAACCCCGGATTCGGGGAAGAACACCTGCTGGTGCTGCTGAAAAGGCATGACCTGCCGGAAGGACTGCTCAAGGCGATCGACCAGCGCATTCGGGGGCAGGCCGGGCACCGGCTGCAACTGGCGCTGGCGCGCAATCCGAACACCCCGGCGGCCACCGTGCTGCGCCTGCTGCCGCACCTCTACCTGTTCGAACTGCTCGACCTCTGCACCCTGCCCGGCCCCACGCCCGACCAGCGCCTGGCGGCCGAGCGCCAGATCATCCTGCGCCTTCCCGGCGAGGAACTCGGCAACAAGCTCAGCCTGGCACGCCGCGCCACCTCCGCCATTCTGCAGATCCTGATCAGAGACGGCGACCCGCGCCTGGTCCAGGCCTGCCTCGACAACCCGCGCCTCAAGGAAGTCGCCCTGCTGCAGTTCCTGCGCAGCGGCAAGGCCAACGCCGAGAGCATCTCGCAGATCGCCCGCCATCCGCGCTGGCAGCAGCATCGGCAACTGCGCCTGGCCATCCTCAAGAGCCCGAAGACCCCCGCCATCTGGTACACCCTCTGGCTGCCGCGACTGAAAAGCGGCGACCTGCGCGCCCTCGCGGCACAACGTAGCCTGCAGGTGCGACAACGGGAGATGGTCAGGACCGAAATGAAAAAACGCGGGCTCGCTTGAGAGCCCGCGTTAAAACAACATCCCCCTGCAGAGACTTCAGAACGACGCCCGCAACCCGACCATGAAGCTGTGGTTGTCATACTCGCCGTCAAACTCCTCGCCGGTCGCGTCCTTGAAACTCGGACTGGTGGTGCCGAAATAGCGGTAACCGAGATCCAGTTTCCAGCGCGGGCTGAACTCGTAATCGACACCGAGTCCGACCTGGTAGGCCAGCACCAGGTCGTCATCATCGGCCAGCGGGGAACCGGCCACGGTCACCGTGTCGAGGGAGATCGAGGCGATACCGAGTCCAGCGCCGAAGTAGGGAGTCCAGGGGGTGCGATTACGACGTTCACCATAGCTGCAGAGCAGCAGGCTCCAGGCGGTGATGTCGCCGTCACCGGCAAACTTTCCTTCAGCGAACTCGACCTTGTCGACGGCATTCTGCCGCCAGGCCGCTTCGATTTCGACCCGGCCGCCATGATAGGCAGAGGACTCGGGCAGAGCGTAACCGAGGCTCAAAGACGCCATCACGCCGGGATCTGATTCAGTAATGAAGGTCCCGTCGGCACTGCTGTTGTCGGCATCATTCAGCAGGCCGGCTCCGGCATTGACCTGGGTGTAAAAAGTACCGTCAAAAGTCCACCCGCTGATCGGCCAGCAGAGCATCAGAATCGTCAACAGCATCGTTTTCATCGCCATGCTCCTCCCCGGACTACTGCACATTGACCGTCACCGTGGCTGTCTGACCGCCGAAAGCGGCCTGCACGTCAATGGTACCGACATCAACCCCGGTGAGAAGCCCCGGGTGGCGCACCAGATCCATAAACGTCGCAATCGATTCGTCCGGACTGCTCCAGATCACGTCGGCACTGACATCCTGGCTGCCGCCGCTGTAGGTGGCCGTCACCGCGAGCTGCACAGTCGCCCCGGGAGAAACATTGACCGTCAACGGAACGATACTGAGCGACTGGAGAGTCGCCGCCTGGACATCAAGCGTGGCGGTCCCGTCCGGCACCCCGCCGAAAGCGGCCGAGATCGTAGTCTGGCCCGCCGCCACCCCGGTCGCCACCCCCCTGACCGGATCGACCGTACCGATGCCGGCCACCGCCGAGTTGGAGCTACTCCAGGCCGCGTCCAAGCTCAGATCCTGAGTCAGCCCCCCGGCAAAGATCCCGGTTACGGCAAAGGCCTGTTTGGTGCCGATGAAAATAATGGGCGCGCTCGGACTGATGTCCAGCCTGTTCAGACCAGGTGTGCTTACAGTCAGACTGAGCGATGGAGAGAAGGTGTCATAGGTGGCCGTGATGATCGATGTCCCCTGCGCCAGGGCCGACAACCGGCCCTGCAGACCGCTGACATTGCTGATGGAAGCAACGGCCTGGGTGCCGGAGTTCCAGGTCACCAGCGACGTGATGTCACGGGAGGTATTGTTGCTGAACTGCCCAGTGGCGGTCAGCTGCGCGCGGGTTCCGGCAACCAGCGTCAGGGGAGATACGGGAGTGATACTGATACCGGTCAGATCCCCGCCGGTGACCTTGAGTCCGGTCCCGGCGTTGACCCCGTTGAGTGTCGCGCTGATCGTCGTCTGCCCCGACTTCAGACTGGTGACAACCCCGGTCGCGTCAATTTCGGCAACCGTGGCATCCGAGGAACTCCAGGCGACCTGGGCCGTCAAATCCTGGTTCGTTCCGTCCGAAAAGGATCCGGTCGCCGTGAAAGAACGCAGCGAGAGGCTTACCATGGCGGCATTCTGGGGAGCAAGGGCGAGGCTCTGCAACACCGCCGCGGTCACCGTCATGGTGGTGGAGGCCGTCATGCCATCGAAGGTCGCGGAGATGTCGGTCGTTCCTTCGAGCAGTGCCGAGGCCAGCCCCTCACTGCCGCGACTGTTGCTGATGGCCGCCACCGTCGGCACGGTCGAAGACCAGGAAACATCGCTGGTCAGATCCTGGCTGGTCGCGTCAGAGAAGGTGCCGGTAGCAGTGAATTGCCGGGTCAAACCCTTGCCCACGCTCGGAGTCAGGGGGCTGAGGGTCAGGGTGGAAATGGTCGCATTGCTCACCGTCAGCAGAAAAACGGCCGTCACCCCGTCGAGGTCGGCGGTCAGGGTTACGGTCCCGGGAGCAACGGCCGTCACCCGCCCCTCGCTGCCGGGCTGGTTGTCAACCGTGGCAATGGCCGGATCGGAACTGCTCCAGGCCACCTCGGCGGTGATGTCGCGGGTGAACTGACCGGAGAAATTGCCGATCGCCGTCAGTTGGGCGGAAGTCAGGTTGGCAATCTGCGACAGGCTGGAGGTGACCTCGATGGCGGTCAGCGGCAGGAAATTGTTGCTGCGGGTGGCATCATTGCTGCTGCCGCAACCGGTCAGCAACCCCAGCAACAGAACAGGAAACCAGAGACAAAAACGCATCACCCCTCCTTTGTCCTGAATCAGTGAGCTTGTCACCTGCACTCTTCATCCGGCACAAACCCACTTATTCAGGGTTGAATAGCACCCGAAAGGTTAAGCGGAACGGGACGCAAGAGGCCGCGGCAGAAACCCGCAATCGATCGGCACCCGCCAGAAAGGCATGTGCAGGGCGCCCGGAATATGGCCGCCGCGATATTCAAAACCGCTGCGGACATCAACCACCAGCGGGGCATCCACCCTGCCGAGCTGTTTCGCCAGATCTTCAGACTTCATCGGCTACTCCGTCGCCACCACGAAGGCTCCGGCATAACCCTGCCCGGCAAGCCGCACGCGAGCCGCCTCGGCCGCCTCCAGGCTGCGGTAACGCCCGGCCCGTACCCGGTAGAAACGTTGTCCGGACACCCAGCCTTCGGCGACGCTGGAAGCACCGTAGCGGACCCGCAGCCGATCGGCCAGGCGGTAGGCATTGTCGGCCAGGGCGAAGGCTCCGACCTGGATCGAGAATTCGCCGACATCATAACTCTGCGGCGCGCGATAGGCGACCTTGCGGTCCGAACCCTGCTCGGCATAGCCGAGGGCCTCGATCCTGACCGGGGCAGTTCCCGGGCCGACCACGCCGAGCTGCTTGGCAGCGGCGTAGGAAAGGTCAATGATCCGGCCGGCAACGAAGGGACCGCGGTCATTGATCCGCACCACAACCTGGCGACCGTTGCGCTTGTTGGTCACCCGCACCGAGACTCCCAGCGGCAGGGTCTTGTGCGCCGCGGTCATCTTGTACATGTCATAGATTTCGCCGTTGCTGGTCTTGCGGCCGTGGAATTTCCGACCATACCAGCTGGCCATCCCCTCCTGGACGAAACCGTTCGACTGCCGCAACGGGTCATAGCGGCGGCCGTTGACCATGTACGGCTTTTGATGACCCTGCAGCTCCCGGTTCTGCGGGGTGTCGATCACCCGCGTCCGATAAGCGGGACCGCCGCAGCCGCCAACCGCCAGCGCCAGCAGCAGCGAAGCCGCGAACGGCAACAGACCGGGAAAACGCGAAAGAACGGGGGCCAAGGGATATCTCCAGCCGGGCGGCGAAAAAGCTATTCCTGCACCCGGGTCATAGCCCGGAATTTCTGATAGCGCTGTTCGACCAGCTCTTCGCCCGACAGGGCCTGCAGCTCGCCCAGGTGTTTCTTCAGGGAACGCTTGAGGTTGGCGGCCGCCAGGACATAGTCGGTGTGCGCTCCGCCGACCGGTTCGGGAACTACTTCATCGATCACGCAGCCGAGGGAATCGATATCGGCGGCGGTCAGTTTGAGGGCCTCGGCGGCTTCGGGGCCACGGGCGCCGTCCGACCAGAGAATGGCGGCACAGCCCTCGGGCGAGATCACCGCGTAGACCGAGTACTGCAGCATCAGTACCCGGTTGCCGACGGCAATCGCCAGAGCTCCGCCGGAGCCCCCCTCGCCGGTGATGGTGACAATCACCGGAACGGTCAGGGCCGCCATTTCGCGCAGGTTGCGGGCGATCGCCTCGGCCTGGCCGCGCTCCTCGGCGCCGATCCCCGGAAAGGCGCCGGGGGTATCAACGAAACAGAAGATCGGCAGGCCGAACTGTTCAGCCATCTTCATCACCCTGAGCGCCTTGCGGTAGCCCTCCGGGTTGGGCATGCCGAAGTTGCGGTAAACCTTGGACTTGGTGTCCCGCCCCTTCTGGTGCCCGATCACCGCGCAGGGCTCGCCGTCGAGGCGGGCGAAGCCGCAGACCAGCGCCGGGTCGTCACGAAAGTTGCGATCGCCGTGAACCTCGAACCAGTCCGTAAAGACATGTTCAATGTAGTCGAGGGTGTAGGGCCGGTCCTGGTGACGAGCCAGCTGGGTCCGCTGCCAGCGGCTCAGCTTGGAGAAGATCTCGTCCCGCAACTTGGTGGCCTTCTTCTCCAGCTTCTTGATCTCGCTGGAAAAATCGACGTTATCGGTCGAGTAGTCGCGCAGCTCGCGAATCTTCTGCTGCAGGTCGACAATCGGTTTTTCAAAATCGAGGTAATGTTGCATTTGTGGGCTCCCGAAAAGACGCACACAGCTGTGTTGCCACACGCCGCGCGTTTATAAATTCAGAATCGAAAATCTTGGCGGTAATCCAGCCTTTTATCTATTTTTCATTCAAAAG
Encoded proteins:
- a CDS encoding outer membrane protein — its product is MKTMLLTILMLCWPISGWTFDGTFYTQVNAGAGLLNDADNSSADGTFITESDPGVMASLSLGYALPESSAYHGGRVEIEAAWRQNAVDKVEFAEGKFAGDGDITAWSLLLCSYGERRNRTPWTPYFGAGLGIASISLDTVTVAGSPLADDDDLVLAYQVGLGVDYEFSPRWKLDLGYRYFGTTSPSFKDATGEEFDGEYDNHSFMVGLRASF
- a CDS encoding acetyl-CoA carboxylase carboxyltransferase subunit alpha, yielding MQHYLDFEKPIVDLQQKIRELRDYSTDNVDFSSEIKKLEKKATKLRDEIFSKLSRWQRTQLARHQDRPYTLDYIEHVFTDWFEVHGDRNFRDDPALVCGFARLDGEPCAVIGHQKGRDTKSKVYRNFGMPNPEGYRKALRVMKMAEQFGLPIFCFVDTPGAFPGIGAEERGQAEAIARNLREMAALTVPVIVTITGEGGSGGALAIAVGNRVLMLQYSVYAVISPEGCAAILWSDGARGPEAAEALKLTAADIDSLGCVIDEVVPEPVGGAHTDYVLAAANLKRSLKKHLGELQALSGEELVEQRYQKFRAMTRVQE
- a CDS encoding septal ring lytic transglycosylase RlpA family protein codes for the protein MAPVLSRFPGLLPFAASLLLALAVGGCGGPAYRTRVIDTPQNRELQGHQKPYMVNGRRYDPLRQSNGFVQEGMASWYGRKFHGRKTSNGEIYDMYKMTAAHKTLPLGVSVRVTNKRNGRQVVVRINDRGPFVAGRIIDLSYAAAKQLGVVGPGTAPVRIEALGYAEQGSDRKVAYRAPQSYDVGEFSIQVGAFALADNAYRLADRLRVRYGASSVAEGWVSGQRFYRVRAGRYRSLEAAEAARVRLAGQGYAGAFVVATE
- a CDS encoding rhodanese-like domain-containing protein, with amino-acid sequence MKSEDLAKQLGRVDAPLVVDVRSGFEYRGGHIPGALHMPFWRVPIDCGFLPRPLASRSA
- the tgt gene encoding tRNA guanosine(34) transglycosylase Tgt, with product MFPFELLANDTGSRARRGRLTTPHGVIETPIFMPVGTHGALKAMTPDQVDAAGAQIILANTYHLHLKPGEGLVEKAGGLHRFMNWDKPILTDSGGFQVFSLPKKQIGEDGVTFRNEVTGEQTFLGPKEAIAIENALGADIIMAFDECIPYPSSHDYAAQSIKKTLRWAESCRKAHRREDQALFGIVQGSVYQDLRRECAEQLAAMDFPGYAVGGVSVGEGLELLKQVVEFTEPFLPEDKPRYLMGVGLPEDILESIERGMDMFDCVIPTRYARSATLFTRRGKLRLTNRRFRRDFYPVDTSCDCYCCRNFTRAYLHHLFNANEVLSATLSAIHNVHFYLTMVAEARRAIERNDFVAFKKAFLEEYGFYRQG
- a CDS encoding Ig-like domain-containing protein — protein: MRFCLWFPVLLLGLLTGCGSSNDATRSNNFLPLTAIEVTSSLSQIANLTSAQLTAIGNFSGQFTRDITAEVAWSSSDPAIATVDNQPGSEGRVTAVAPGTVTLTADLDGVTAVFLLTVSNATISTLTLSPLTPSVGKGLTRQFTATGTFSDATSQDLTSDVSWSSTVPTVAAISNSRGSEGLASALLEGTTDISATFDGMTASTTMTVTAAVLQSLALAPQNAAMVSLSLRSFTATGSFSDGTNQDLTAQVAWSSSDATVAEIDATGVVTSLKSGQTTISATLNGVNAGTGLKVTGGDLTGISITPVSPLTLVAGTRAQLTATGQFSNNTSRDITSLVTWNSGTQAVASISNVSGLQGRLSALAQGTSIITATYDTFSPSLSLTVSTPGLNRLDISPSAPIIFIGTKQAFAVTGIFAGGLTQDLSLDAAWSSSNSAVAGIGTVDPVRGVATGVAAGQTTISAAFGGVPDGTATLDVQAATLQSLSIVPLTVNVSPGATVQLAVTATYSGGSQDVSADVIWSSPDESIATFMDLVRHPGLLTGVDVGTIDVQAAFGGQTATVTVNVQ